A DNA window from Chryseobacterium sp. MEBOG06 contains the following coding sequences:
- a CDS encoding TolC family protein, which translates to MNTTYPYPTHWFIVLTTLLFCFSVKAQTEHALPYFITAAQANSPLLNDYNNQVMSNKIDSLKLRSAYGFIVTGEANAGYSPNIKGWGYDNALTNGQSLFAGVRVAKEFISRNNLDTRLKAYDTGIAQILAQKNLSIQTLNKQITDQYIATYTSQQRYELSKEIISLLSQEDVVLKKLTQSSVFKQTDYLTFKVTLQQNELTLEQQQAEWQSNYALLNYLCGIVDTHFSPLNTPNIDKTLNPVDFKESVYHQSFKADSLKIKNDSEIIKYNYKPKITAFSDGGYQSSFIQTPYKNFGLGVGVGVSIPIYDGHQKKMLLQQNQLALQTRQKYLEQTERQYQQQIFQIQNQMEQYYKMIGTANQQINYAKTLVEANAKQLPTGDVRMVDFILSINNLLSLKGNIIQYNATLFNLQNQMQYLIIQ; encoded by the coding sequence ATGAACACAACCTACCCATATCCTACCCACTGGTTTATTGTTCTGACCACCCTATTATTTTGTTTTTCCGTAAAGGCACAGACAGAGCATGCCCTTCCTTATTTTATTACCGCAGCGCAGGCCAACAGCCCTTTACTCAATGACTATAATAATCAGGTGATGTCCAATAAAATCGACAGCTTAAAATTAAGATCTGCCTACGGTTTTATCGTAACCGGAGAAGCCAATGCAGGATATTCACCGAACATAAAAGGATGGGGATATGATAATGCTTTGACGAACGGACAGTCTTTATTTGCCGGTGTAAGAGTTGCCAAAGAATTTATCAGCCGGAATAATCTTGATACAAGGTTAAAAGCTTATGATACAGGTATTGCCCAGATTCTGGCCCAGAAAAATCTCAGCATTCAGACTTTAAACAAACAGATTACGGATCAATACATTGCCACCTACACCAGCCAGCAGCGTTATGAACTCAGTAAGGAAATCATCAGTCTGCTTAGTCAGGAAGATGTGGTTCTGAAAAAACTAACGCAATCGTCCGTTTTTAAACAAACAGATTATCTGACCTTCAAAGTTACCCTTCAGCAAAACGAACTCACCCTGGAGCAGCAGCAAGCTGAATGGCAAAGCAATTATGCCCTGCTTAATTATCTGTGTGGCATTGTTGATACTCATTTCTCTCCTCTGAATACTCCCAATATCGATAAAACCCTCAATCCAGTAGATTTTAAAGAAAGCGTTTATCACCAATCTTTTAAAGCGGACAGTCTGAAAATAAAAAATGACAGTGAGATTATAAAATACAATTATAAGCCCAAGATTACTGCATTTTCTGATGGCGGATATCAATCTTCGTTTATACAAACTCCTTACAAAAACTTCGGATTGGGAGTTGGTGTAGGAGTTTCTATTCCAATCTATGACGGCCATCAGAAAAAAATGCTCCTGCAGCAAAATCAACTGGCCCTACAAACCCGGCAAAAATATCTGGAACAAACAGAAAGACAATACCAGCAGCAAATTTTTCAGATTCAAAATCAGATGGAACAGTATTATAAAATGATAGGAACAGCCAACCAGCAGATCAACTATGCAAAGACGCTGGTAGAAGCTAATGCCAAACAGCTTCCAACCGGAGATGTAAGAATGGTGGATTTTATTTTATCCATTAATAATTTATTGAGCCTAAAGGGTAATATTATTCAGTACAATGCCACTTTGTTTAACCTGCAGAACCAGATGCAATACCTAATTATTCAATAA
- a CDS encoding efflux RND transporter periplasmic adaptor subunit produces the protein MKQLFYLILVSILTFSCKKNDTAAPEEAKPEAKPKTEVAIAYPSDTIQLHNEVTLNATATYLLKSDAKANSTGYITSMNVRLGDRIGRGSVLFGLQTKESRALGNTINKLDQSFRFNGATTVVSPATGYVVMLNHQIGDYVQDGEILATVTDASSFGFVVDVPYEYLQLIKNQNSLAVKLPDGNSLPAKIAKVMPSVDAVSQTVKVLLKIAGGSTIPENLIGTVTFSKSTAYGLSVPKMAVLSDETQSSFWIMKMMNDTTAVKTPVVKGAETDRYIQIQSGNITTKDRVIVSGNFGLSDTAAVKIKNP, from the coding sequence ATGAAACAGTTATTTTACCTGATATTAGTGAGTATTCTTACATTCAGCTGTAAGAAAAATGATACTGCAGCTCCCGAAGAAGCAAAACCGGAAGCAAAGCCTAAAACAGAAGTAGCTATTGCCTATCCTTCCGATACCATCCAGCTTCATAATGAAGTCACCCTGAATGCTACAGCAACCTATCTTTTGAAATCGGATGCAAAAGCCAACAGTACAGGGTATATCACGAGTATGAATGTAAGGCTTGGAGACCGGATAGGCCGGGGTTCTGTACTTTTCGGTTTGCAGACCAAAGAATCGCGGGCCTTAGGTAATACGATTAATAAACTGGATCAGTCCTTCAGATTCAATGGAGCGACCACTGTGGTAAGCCCGGCAACCGGATATGTAGTAATGTTAAATCATCAGATCGGTGATTATGTACAGGACGGTGAAATCCTCGCAACAGTAACGGATGCTTCCAGCTTTGGATTTGTGGTGGATGTTCCTTATGAATATCTGCAGCTGATAAAAAATCAAAATTCTCTCGCGGTAAAATTACCCGATGGCAACAGCCTGCCTGCTAAAATAGCCAAAGTGATGCCTTCCGTAGATGCGGTTTCCCAGACGGTAAAAGTCCTTTTGAAGATAGCAGGAGGCAGCACTATTCCTGAAAATTTAATTGGGACTGTTACTTTCTCCAAATCAACGGCCTATGGTTTATCTGTTCCTAAAATGGCTGTATTAAGTGATGAAACCCAGTCTTCTTTCTGGATAATGAAAATGATGAACGATACCACCGCTGTAAAAACACCTGTTGTAAAAGGAGCTGAAACAGACCGATATATTCAGATACAATCAGGGAATATTACCACAAAAGACAGAGTGATCGTTTCTGGAAATTTCGGATTAAGCGATACGGCTGCTGTAAAAATTAAAAACCCTTAA
- a CDS encoding efflux RND transporter permease subunit, translating to MFPQVTFPKIKVIADVGQQPVSQMTVGVTKVLENAIKKVPDLEILKSTTSRGNCEISAFLSWKVNVDLAKQQVESSINEVRNQLPPEANITVEKMNPSILPVMGYSLNSDTKDPIALKQLALYTIKPFLSQVPGVSEIRVIGGQDKEFRVLMNQQMMARLGITSATVEQAINTTNFIKSNGYSSDFRYLYLTLTDAQIRNENQLKNLVISNNGNRIVLLGDIAEINIHQAKQYIKVNANGQESILIAVIQQPNANVVELTKAMNAKIEDLQKTLTKDVVLKPYYVQADFVNDSIKSVTDALWIGLVLAIIVAIIFLRSWKASAVILITIPITLSLTMLVLYAVGQTFNIMTLGAIAAAIGLIIDDAIVVVEQIHRTHEEHPEESSRTLVQKAINYLLKAMVGSSLSTIVIFLPFILMSGVAGAYFKVMTNTMIVTLICSFFATWILLPVIYLFLSSGKTKEKNLQHHDVKERKWVGFFIRKPLFSYIFIVFLIMVTAFILPNISTGFLPEMDEGSIVLDYKSPPGTSLEETDRELKIVEKIIVSNPEVAAYSRRTGTQMGFFITEPNTGDYLIQLKKDRSKTTAEVTDEIRSKIDASGLPLTVDFGQVISDMLGDLMSSVQPIEIKIFGADQKVIENYSKKVADIVGKVNGTADVFDGIVIAGPSMIITPKLPVLAQYKIALPDFQSQLQANLDGNVAGNIFDQVQFTPIRLLYNSKTNQSLNEINNSMISLPDGTLKPLSEFANVNITSGSAEVNREDLQTLGIVTARLDNGDLGGTIKEIQKQLDQKIRLPAGYSIVYGGAYAEQQQSFRELLIILGISCLLVFSVMLFLFRNITVALLILFISVLGISGGIFLLYLTSTPLNVGSYTGLIMMVGIIGENAIFTYLQFHESLASKSREQAIIYAISTRLRPKLMTALGAIIALMPLALGVGTGAQMHQPLAIAVIGGFLIALPLLLIVFPTLLNKIQLKKTEE from the coding sequence TTGTTTCCACAGGTCACTTTCCCGAAAATAAAAGTGATCGCAGACGTAGGACAGCAACCTGTCAGCCAGATGACTGTAGGGGTGACCAAGGTATTGGAAAATGCAATAAAAAAAGTACCTGACCTTGAGATTCTTAAAAGTACAACCAGCAGAGGGAATTGCGAAATTTCAGCATTCCTGTCCTGGAAGGTGAATGTAGACCTGGCGAAACAGCAGGTGGAAAGCAGCATCAATGAGGTCCGAAATCAGCTGCCTCCGGAAGCCAATATTACTGTAGAAAAGATGAATCCTTCCATTCTTCCGGTAATGGGATATTCTTTAAATTCTGATACTAAAGATCCTATAGCCCTGAAACAGCTTGCTCTGTATACCATCAAGCCTTTTCTTTCTCAGGTTCCCGGTGTAAGCGAAATAAGAGTGATCGGCGGGCAGGATAAAGAGTTCCGGGTCTTGATGAATCAACAGATGATGGCCCGTCTGGGGATTACTTCAGCCACTGTTGAACAGGCAATTAATACCACCAATTTTATTAAATCAAATGGATATTCTTCAGATTTCAGATATCTTTACCTTACCCTTACGGATGCACAGATCCGGAATGAAAACCAGCTTAAAAATCTGGTGATCAGCAACAACGGCAACCGAATTGTTTTATTGGGAGATATTGCTGAAATCAATATTCATCAGGCAAAACAATATATTAAGGTTAATGCCAATGGACAAGAAAGCATCCTCATTGCTGTCATTCAGCAGCCCAATGCGAATGTAGTGGAACTGACCAAAGCTATGAATGCCAAAATTGAGGATTTGCAGAAAACCCTGACGAAAGATGTAGTGTTAAAACCTTATTATGTACAGGCAGATTTTGTAAATGATTCTATAAAAAGTGTAACAGATGCATTATGGATCGGCCTTGTACTGGCGATTATTGTTGCCATTATTTTTCTTCGCTCCTGGAAAGCCAGTGCTGTCATATTGATTACGATTCCTATTACATTAAGTCTTACCATGCTGGTTCTCTATGCTGTTGGGCAGACTTTTAATATTATGACTTTAGGAGCCATTGCTGCTGCCATCGGCCTTATTATAGATGATGCCATTGTGGTGGTAGAGCAAATACACCGTACCCACGAAGAACATCCTGAAGAGTCTTCCAGAACATTGGTTCAGAAAGCCATCAATTATCTCCTAAAAGCAATGGTGGGTTCTTCATTAAGTACAATCGTCATATTTTTACCTTTCATATTGATGAGCGGTGTTGCCGGAGCTTATTTCAAAGTCATGACGAATACCATGATTGTTACTTTAATCTGTTCTTTCTTTGCCACCTGGATATTGCTTCCCGTAATCTATCTATTCCTTTCTTCCGGAAAAACAAAAGAAAAAAACCTGCAGCATCATGATGTTAAAGAGCGAAAATGGGTTGGATTTTTTATCAGAAAACCACTTTTCAGTTATATTTTCATTGTGTTTCTTATTATGGTTACTGCTTTTATTTTACCTAATATCAGTACAGGATTTTTACCGGAAATGGATGAAGGCAGTATTGTTCTGGACTATAAATCGCCCCCGGGAACCTCACTGGAAGAAACAGACCGGGAGTTGAAAATAGTGGAAAAGATAATCGTTTCCAATCCTGAAGTTGCGGCCTACAGCAGAAGAACAGGTACACAGATGGGCTTTTTTATCACAGAACCCAATACGGGTGATTACCTGATTCAGCTAAAAAAAGACAGAAGCAAAACCACTGCTGAGGTTACCGATGAAATCCGGTCAAAAATAGATGCTTCAGGACTTCCTTTAACGGTTGATTTCGGACAGGTGATTTCAGATATGCTGGGTGATCTCATGAGCAGTGTACAGCCTATTGAGATTAAAATTTTTGGTGCTGATCAGAAAGTTATTGAAAATTACTCGAAAAAGGTAGCTGACATTGTAGGAAAGGTGAATGGTACTGCCGACGTATTTGACGGAATTGTCATTGCAGGCCCTTCAATGATTATTACTCCAAAACTTCCTGTTTTAGCTCAGTATAAAATTGCATTGCCGGATTTTCAGAGTCAGCTTCAGGCCAACCTGGATGGGAATGTTGCAGGAAATATCTTTGACCAGGTTCAGTTTACTCCTATCCGGCTGCTGTACAACAGCAAAACCAATCAGTCTCTTAATGAGATCAACAACAGCATGATTTCTTTACCTGACGGAACATTAAAACCGTTAAGTGAATTTGCTAATGTAAATATTACCAGTGGTTCTGCAGAGGTAAACAGAGAAGATCTTCAGACGCTTGGAATTGTAACCGCAAGATTGGATAACGGGGACCTTGGAGGTACTATTAAAGAGATTCAAAAACAACTGGATCAGAAGATCAGGCTTCCGGCAGGTTACTCCATTGTTTATGGCGGTGCTTATGCGGAACAGCAGCAATCTTTCCGGGAACTTCTTATTATTCTGGGAATTTCTTGTCTGCTTGTATTTTCTGTGATGCTTTTCCTGTTCAGAAATATTACGGTGGCCCTTCTTATTTTATTTATTTCCGTTCTGGGGATATCCGGAGGAATATTTCTTTTGTACCTCACCAGTACTCCTTTGAATGTGGGAAGCTACACAGGATTGATTATGATGGTGGGAATCATTGGGGAAAATGCCATTTTCACTTATCTGCAATTTCATGAGAGCCTGGCTTCCAAAAGTAGAGAACAGGCTATTATATATGCGATCAGTACAAGGCTCCGTCCAAAATTAATGACTGCATTAGGAGCGATCATTGCTTTAATGCCCCTCGCATTAGGAGTTGGAACGGGTGCTCAGATGCATCAGCCTTTAGCCATTGCGGTTATCGGTGGTTTTCTGATTGCCCTGCCTCTTTTACTGATTGTCTTTCCAACCTTATTAAACAAAATTCAATTAAAAAAAACTGAAGAATGA
- a CDS encoding phosphatase PAP2 family protein, which translates to MKFLIFFLLPFAISAQNDSLLTSAKDSAAITTNATVRDSLQAPFKLKARQFIIPGALITYGVLATETKWFKKVNFDTRNEIMEDHPTFRTTIDNYTQFLPGAAVFALQAFGIKGESSIKKELIVYAMSIGISTAIVIPTKRLTRQERPDGSNNQSFPSGHTAIAFASAEFLRREYWNVSPWIGVAGYAVATGTGILRMYNNKHWLGDVAAGAGVGILSTTLSYWLYDKIHIGGKNKKNQAFIFPGYSNKQFSIGLVKQF; encoded by the coding sequence ATGAAATTTCTAATCTTCTTTCTATTGCCTTTTGCAATATCCGCACAAAACGACAGCCTTCTTACCTCAGCAAAAGATAGTGCTGCCATTACTACTAATGCTACTGTCAGAGACAGTTTACAGGCGCCTTTCAAACTAAAAGCCAGGCAGTTTATTATTCCGGGTGCATTGATTACGTATGGAGTATTGGCTACAGAGACCAAATGGTTTAAAAAGGTCAACTTCGATACCCGAAATGAAATAATGGAGGATCATCCGACCTTCCGTACCACAATTGACAATTATACTCAGTTTCTGCCTGGCGCTGCCGTTTTTGCTCTTCAGGCATTTGGTATAAAAGGGGAAAGTTCCATAAAAAAAGAACTGATTGTATATGCAATGTCTATAGGAATTTCTACAGCTATTGTTATTCCCACAAAGAGATTGACCCGCCAGGAAAGACCTGACGGAAGCAATAATCAGTCTTTTCCTTCGGGACATACTGCTATCGCCTTTGCTTCTGCCGAATTTCTGCGCAGGGAATACTGGAATGTTTCACCATGGATAGGCGTTGCAGGCTATGCCGTTGCTACGGGAACGGGAATCCTCAGAATGTACAACAACAAACACTGGCTGGGTGATGTGGCTGCCGGAGCTGGGGTAGGTATCCTTTCTACTACTCTATCTTACTGGCTTTATGATAAGATTCACATTGGCGGTAAAAACAAAAAAAATCAGGCTTTTATATTTCCGGGCTACAGCAATAAGCAATTTTCTATTGGCCTGGTAAAACAATTTTAA